The Phoenix dactylifera cultivar Barhee BC4 chromosome 15, palm_55x_up_171113_PBpolish2nd_filt_p, whole genome shotgun sequence genome contains a region encoding:
- the LOC103705787 gene encoding regulator of MON1-CCZ1 complex, whose amino-acid sequence MLGKISSDQPRAGLPGSGALSHVYIQHPPLRCSIPETQGLYYDDGNKLILAPTCDQVLSWNIGPSTQLDPPNSDSISEGPVLSIRYSLDKKVIGIQRSNHEIQFKNRETGETFSRRCRQDSESILGFCWTDCPYCDAIFIKTSGIDLLSYEPELNTLRLVEAKRFNVSWYVYTHESRLVLLASGMQCNIFSGYQFSSGGIIRLPKFEMTMSKAEANRKPVLAADDIHIATIYGRIYCLQLDRAGMLLNLYRFYRDAVVQQGTLPIYSSRIAVSVVDNVLLVHQVDAKVIILYDIFLDSLAPISAPLPLLLRATSSSSRQTVQVEDNLTASYGGTIYGDGWTFLVPDLICDVDNGLLWKICLDLEAIAASSSDIPSVLDFLQRRRSQPGMIRKLCLAILRTIILERRPISMIARAIDVIVTSYSHLVKMGSALTGGERVSPVKTEHSGSQHGFNSVVASEEPATRIANRGKSIREESLSGAENEKQQSTAQSKPKQTSFHSLSDSEGDANMEAVGTSFGNMSLAKSSSGDLHASVAREEMRKSTSERNSDADFEQSPLQSERLEQCSSLSDPYVSNQQGSQITSGAISPDEMCNFVFAFVEDEMGGDPGYLVATMVEFLRSVSKERLKVHPNLFVMMIQLLARTNRYAELALFIRNKILEPSKDVAFQLLELGRENLPIRTLGLDMLRELSLHHDFVTELLQDGYYLEALRYARKYKVVTVRPSLFLEAAIANNNPLHLAAVLRFFSDFTPSFKSTSDFNRYHQILIDMS is encoded by the exons ATGTTAGGGAAAATATCTAGTGATCAACCTCGGGCGGGTTTGCCTGGTTCAGGGGCTCTCTCTCATGTTTATATTCAGCATCCACCCCTACGATGCAGCATTCCTGAAACACAAGGACTCTATTATGATGATGGGAATAAGTTAATTCTCGCCCCAACATGTGATCAG GTTTTATCATGGAACATTGGTCCATCTACTCAGCTTGATCCACCAAATTCTGATTCAATCAGTGAAGGGCCTGTTTTATCTATTCGATATTCTTTGGATAAAAAGGTCATAGGGATCCAGCGATCGAATCATGAGATTCAATTCAAAAATAGGGAAACTGGCGAGACCTTTAGTAGAAGATGCAGGCAAGATTCTGAAAGCATACTTGGCTTTTgctggacagactgcccatatTGTGATGCCATATTCATAAAGACAAG TGGTATAGACTTGCTTTCCTATGAACCTGAGTTAAACACCCTTCGTTTGGTGGAGGCAAAAAGATTTAATGTTAGCTGGTACGTATACACACATGAAAGCCGGCTGGTTCTTCTTGCTTCTGGAATGCAGTGCAATATCTTCTCTGGATATCAG TTTTCATCTGGAGGGATCATTCGCTTGCCTAAGTTTGAGATGACAATGTCTAAAGCTGAGGCAAACCGCAAACCTGTTCTCGCTGCAGATGACATTCATATTGCTACTAT CTATGGTAGGATATATTGCCTGCAACTTGATAGGGCTGGCATGCTGCTTAACTTGTATAGGTTCTACCGTGATGCAGTTGTTCAACAG GGGACTCTACCAATTTATTCAAGCAGAATTGCAGTGAGTGTGGTTGATAATGTGCTTTTGGTTCATCAAGTGGATGCAAAAGTTATCATACTTTATGACATATTTCTAGATTCCCTAGCACCAATATCTGCTCCGCTTCCCCTCCTATTGAGGGCCACTTCCAGCAGTAGCAGGCAAACAGTGCAAGTGGAGGATAATCTAACCGCCTCATATGGGGGAACGATCTATGGAGACGGTTGGACTTTTCTTGTCCCTGACCTTATTTGTGATGTTGATAATGGTCTGTTGTGGAAAATATGTTTGGATCTAGAG GCAATTGCTGCTAGTAGCTCAGATATTCCTTCAGTTTTAGACTTTTTGCAGCGCCGAAGGTCCCAACCAGGCATG ATTAGGAAGTTATGCCTGGCCATATTGCGTACAATTATCCTGGAAAGAAGACCAATATCAATGATTGCAAGGGCAATAGATGTAATTGTCACTTCTTATTCCCACTTAGTTAAAATGGGAAGTGCTCTTACGGGAGGAGAAAGGGTAAGCCCAGTAAAAACTGAACATTCAGGGAGCCAGCATGGATTCAACTCTGTGGTGGCGTCTGAAGAGCCTGCGACTAGAATAGCGAATCGTGGAAAATCCATCAGAGAAGAGTCTTTATCTGGAGCGGAGAATGAAAAACAACAATCTACAGCACAATCTAAACCTAAACAAACATCATTTCATTCACTTTCTGATTCTGAGGGTGATGCAAATATGGAAGCAGTGGGGACCAGTTTCGGAAACATGTCTCTTGCTAAGTCTTCATCAGGCGATTTACATGCTTCAGTTGCTAGAGAGGAGATGAGGAAAAGCACTAGTGAACGgaattcagatgctgattttgaacAATCACCATTACAATCAGAAAGACTTGAACAATGCAGCAGTCTGTCTGATCCTTATGTTTCTAATCAACAGGGATCTCAAATAACTAGTGGAGCAATTTCACCAGATGAAATGTGCAACTTCGTCTTTGCTTTTGTTGAAGATGAAATGGGAGGTGATCCAGGCTACTTGGTTGCAACTATGGTAGAGTTCTTAAGGAG CGTTTCAAAGGAAAGGCTCAAAGTTCATCCTAATCTTTTTGTGATGATGATCCAACTGCTAGCCCGCACCAATCGTTATGCTGAACTTGCACTGTTTATAAGAAACAAG ATCTTAGAGCCCTCCAAGGACGTTGCTTTTCAACTCTTAGAGTTGGGTCGTGAAAATTTACCTATTCGAACGCTAGGTTTAGATATGCTGAGGGAGCTGTCACTGCATCATGATTTTGTTACCGAACTATTGCAAGATGGATATTACCTTGAAGCTCTACGCTACGCCAGAAAATACAAG GTTGTCACAGTGCGACCATCCTTGTTTCTTGAAGCAGCAATTGCCAACAACAATCCACTACATCTTGCAGCAGTGCTTAGGTTTTTCTCAGATTTTACACCTAGCTTCAAGAGCACATCCGATTTCAACAGGTATCACCAGATTCTGATAGATATGAGTTGA
- the LOC103705786 gene encoding uncharacterized protein LOC103705786: MQLYLFQPAFTPTSPYHSPLINGRNPLLHPPKTSFLPSLVSNPSLLKGVPIRPPPHGQNWKVTSSLIESPVLWAGRLCIFYALLKAGLAGSQSNPFISSEEGNGGADLGFFKFIESLQGRSDDKEAKDRRKLVSKWHPTTKGTLKRSYRVPSKNEGRRLLKAIASLLSDDDHFTDATSHKGCQIRRESAHGESVCCNNVRALFDELPTPHLVVEITAFPAGPLTDRDYVKAEKLERVLRSGSSI, translated from the exons ATGCAACTCTATCTCTTCCAACCCGCTTTCACACCAACTTCACCATACCACTCGCCTCTTATCAATGGGAGAAACCCTCTCCTTCACCCACCTAAGACCTCCTTCCTCCCCTCTTTGGTCAGCAACCCCTCCCTTCTTAAAGGCGTCCCCATTAGGCCACCTCCCCATGGCCAGAATTGGAAGGTCACCTCCTCCCTGATTGAAAGCCCTGTGCTTTGGGCTGGCAGGCTCTGCATCTTCTATGCCCTCCTCAAGGCTGGCCTTGCGGGCTCCCAGTCCAATCCATTCATCTCTTCAG AGGAGGGGAATGGTGGTGCTGATTTGGGGTTTTTCAAGTTTATTGAGAGCTTGCAAGGGAGATCAG ATGATAAAGAAGCGAAAGATAGAAGGAAACTAGTCAGTAAGTGGCATCCAACAACCAAGGGTACGCTTAAGAGGAGTTACAGAGTACCTTCAAAGAATGAAGGCCGCCGCCTCCTAAAAGCCATTGCATCCTTACTATCTGATGATGATCATTTCACCGATGCTACCTCACACAAG GGTTGTCAAATAAGGAGGGAGAGTGCTCATGGGGAAAGTGTATGCTGCAACAATGTACGAGCTCTGTTTGATGAGCTCCCCACTCCGCACCTGGTTGTTGAGATCACTGCTTTTCCTGCAGGGCCACTAACAGACAGAGACTATGTGAAGGCAGAGAAGCTTGAGAGGGTGTTGAGGTCTGGATCTTCCATTTGA